A genomic region of Colletotrichum destructivum chromosome 5, complete sequence contains the following coding sequences:
- a CDS encoding Putative AAA+ ATPase domain, ABC transporter type 1, transmembrane domain-containing protein translates to MWVPPPACPPGMDDSLGPWAGESCRGGFDFTLLFEEAVLAVPLHSLLLLVLPTCAIRLARSDVKVVASTLRYIKACAFICLVVLNAALLVLWTTTPRGAILHTRATIPAAVLTLVASLGLALLSWLSHERSVRPSFILSTYLFVSVLLDTARARTLWMIGPHQTIPAVFTCTLALRAVMILLESTEKRRILVPQHKGYSKEVTSGTFNRSVFFWLTSLFVNGYRNILRLDDLYPLDPKLASGPLYNKLADAWDKVPNKTVPGTLFSTWLRAFAGPVSAAIVPKLFQIAFNYAQPFLIDEAIRLASQPQVQPFNNRGFGLIGAYAIVYTGIAVSTGQYDWHNQRAASVTRGSTTALVYRKSLRLDLTSPNVSPSGALTLVGTDTETISQGITQLHEIWGGLLEIGIGIYLIYRQLGAACAMPVAFVFVVLIATAFLAVPTGKASAEWIKASQDRVSTTSKTLGNIKWLKVSGLNDAAFSVIQKLRDAELKVSRRFRILLGVSMMFLICTPIWSPILTFSTFVGTAAGSDNTLTIQKAFTAYSLLILVNQPLVGIVMGLPILAAAIASFQRIQDFLNGKERADNRITTGNRYKGDDKISIGELGPRSTEGNIVPLENLEPLEIHNNNSAGFNLAANIIASIQGSFSWSNDSNTVIDIDNWNIKRGAFTLVLGPVGCGKSTLLKALLGELSSFKGTIHTNFSGIAYCGQTAWIPNDTIRSIIVGHTPFDPSWYQTIIRACALEQDISSWPNGENTMAGTKGISMSGGQKHRLAIARALYARSEVLLIDDVFSGLDSATEDIIFKSLFGRDGLLRNTDTTVVLASSDCMFFDIFTLSRRSSDPWCAARRIPFADEVVVLGENGRIIDNETAAKPVKGQNYRKRISNSAEFSKAASPRAGNHIDKPPAIVLGMLEDQTDSTRQLGDWGMYSFYAKAAGWFSLSAFASAMFVFAFCDSFPEIWLKWWAESNETRPNQDLGKWLGVYAALGVGSVVSVLFGMWQLFIVIINKSGVYFHSVLLDTTSHAPTSFHSLVDSGITVNRFSQDLQLIDMELPAAALGLAIGVAFGVARFVMISVSSRYMAIILPLLIPFFYALQHFYLRTSRQMRLLDIEYKAPLYSQLIETLEGLATIRAFKWEDDFEKTNMHRLDNSQRPSYLLTCLQRWLTFSVDMVIAVIALVLIVLVTTLREQIGPGFVGIALTNVLSFSGTVKAIITSWVMLEVSLGAVARVRNFALTTRPEGDSDNCLTEPEEEWPSQGAVKFRGATASYSSSGPILKGVNLSIQPGQKVAICGRTGGGKSSLILCLLRMMDLDSGSITIDGVDVSTLPHEYVRRKLVAVPQESYIFDGSVRLNIDPTGTATDPEIEKVLEKIRLRDKIEERGGLDVVIDDKFFSQGEAQLLVLARAMLRKGKVLILDEITSSLNEESSRIVDEIIRTWFRNWTVIVIAHKLESILDFDRVAVVDAGAVVEFGEPRQLLGQASAFSRLYEHLSSASDTS, encoded by the exons ATGTGGGTCCCACCGCCGGCTTGCCCTCCCGGAATGGACGACTCGCTCGGCCCGTGGGCCGGAGAGTCGTGCCGGGGCGGCTTCGACTTTACGCTACTGTTCGAAGAAGCCGTACTTGCGGTTCCCCTGCACTCCCTTCTCCTGCTTGTGCTCCCCACCTGTGCCATACGCCTGGCAAGGTCCGATGTCAAGGTCGTCGCCAGTACCCTGCGCTATATCAAAGCT TGTGCATTCATCTGTCTGGTTGTCCTCAATGCTGCGCTTCTCGTACTTTGGACTACCACGCCCCGTGGCGCCATCCTCCACACGCGTGCGACCATTCCAGCCGCTGTGCTCACTCTCGTTGCCTCGCTCGGGTTGGCTTTGCTGTCGTGGCTGTCACATGAACGGTCTGTGAGGCCGTCATTCATCCTCTCGACCTACCTCTTCGTGTCAGTCCTGCTGGACACCGCCCGTGCTCGCACCTTGTGGATGATTGGACCCCACCAGACCATCCCCGCCGTCTTCACATGCACCTTGGCGTTGAGGGCTGTCATGATTCTTCTAGAATCAACAGAGAAGCGGCGTATCCTGGTCCCGCAACACAAAGGATACTCCAAGGAGGTCACTAGTGGCACCTTCAATAGatccgtcttcttctggctGACGTCGCTCTTCGTTAACGGATATAGAAACATTCTTCGGTTAGATGACCTCTACCCACTGGACCCGAAGCTAGCCTCGGGGCCTCTATACAACAAACTCGCCGACGCGTGGGACAAAG TCCCGAACAAGACCGTCCCCGGTACTTTGTTCAGTACCTGGCTCCGTGCATTTGCGGGCCCCGTGTCTGCCGCCATCGTCCCGAAACTCTTCCAGATCGCCTTCAACTACGCCCAACCATTTCTCATAGACGAGGCTATCcgcctggccagccagccgcaGGTGCAGCCTTTCAACAACCGTGGTTTCGGCTTGATAGGGGCCTACGCCATCGTCTACACGGGCATTGCT GTTTCAACGGGTCAGTATGACTGGCATAATCAACGTGCGGCCTCGGTGACGAGGGGCAGTACAACGGCACTTGTTTACAGAAAATCGCTGAGACTTGATTTGACTTCGCCGAATGTCAGTCCATCGGGTGCTTTGACACTGGTTGGGACCGACACCGAGACCATCAGTCAGGGTATCACTCAACTGCATGAGATTTGGGGAGGGCTCTTGGAAATTGGGATTGGAATATACTTGATCTATAGGCAGCTCGGCGCTGCCTGTGCTATGCCGGTTGCCTTCGTTTTTG TTGTTCTCATCGCCACGGCTTTTCTTGCCGTTCCGACCGGCAAAGCGTCAGCAGAATGGATCAAGGCTTCACAAGACCGGGTTTCGACGACCTCTAAGACATTGGGAAACATAAAATGGCTCAAAGTCTCTGGCCTCAACGATGCGGCTTTCTCTGTCATCCAGAAGCTCCGTGATGCAGAGCTCAAGGTGTCGAGAAGATTTAGGATCTTGCTTGGCGTCTCTATGATGTTTT TGATCTGTACCCCAATTTGGTCCCCGATTCTTACTTTTAGTACTTTCGTGGGCACAGCTGCTGGAAGTGATAACACTCTGACGATTCAAAAGGCCTTCACGGCGTACTCTCTCCTGATTTTGGTGAACCAACCTCTAGTGGGCATTGTCATGGGGTTGCCTATCCTCGCAGCTGCCATTGCTTCTTTCCAGAGAATACAAGACTTCTTGAACGGAAAGGAGCGAGCCGACAACAGAATCACGACAGGCAACAGGTACAAAGGAGATGACAAAATCTCCATAGGGGAACTAGGTCCTCGGAGCACCGAAGGAAACATCGTGCCATTGGAAAATCTCGAGCCCTTGGAGATTCATAACAACAACTCTGCTGGCTTCAATCTAGCTGCAAACATCATCGCTTCCATTCAAGGATCGTTCTCGTGGTCAAATGATTCCAACACtgtcatcgacatcgacaacTGGAACATCAAGCGAGGGGCCTTTACCTTGGTTCTGGGGCCTGTTGGGTGCGGAAAGTCGACTCTTCTCAAGGCTCTCCTCGGCGAACTTTCATCATTCAAGGGGACAATCCACACCAACTTCTCTGGCATCGCATACTGTGGTCAAACTGCGTGGATACCAAATGATACGATACGGAGTATCATCGTCGGCCATACCCCCTTTGACCCGTCATGGTATCAGACAATCATCAGAGCCTGTGCTTTGGAGCAAGATATCTCTAGCTGGCCAAACGGAGAGAACACTATGGCTGGAACTAAGGGAATTTCCATGAGTGGCGGACAGAAACATCGTTTG GCTATTGCGCGAGCTTTGTATGCAAGGAGCGAGGTGTTGCTTATTGATGATGTATTCAGCGGGTTAGATTCGGCCACTGAAGACATCATCTTCAAAAGTCTTTTCGGTCGGGACGGCTTGCTTAGGAATACTGACACGACAGTTGTCCTAGCATCCTCTGATTGTATGTTCTTTGATATTTTTACTTTGTCTCGTCGTTCTTCTGACCCTTGGTGCGCAGCGCGTCGAATACCATTCGCCGATGAAGTCGTTGTCCTCGGTGAGAATGGCCGGATCATAGACAACGAAACAGCTGCTAAGCCTGTCAAGGGCCAAAATTATCGGAAGAGAATATCCAATTCAGCCGAGTTTTCGAAAGCTGCATCCCCTCGAGCAGGAAACCACATCGACAAACCACCAGCCATAGTATTGGGCATGCTCGAGGACCAGACGGACTCCACGCGCCAGCTTGGCGACTGGGGGATGTACAGCTTCTATGCGAAGGCAGCCGGATGGTTCAGCTTGTCGGCCTTCGCTAGTGCCATGTTTGTGTTTGCCTTTTGCGATTCTTTCCCAG AGATTTGGCTCAAGTGGTGGGCGGAATCGAATGAGACGAGACCCAATCAAGACCTTGGCAAATGGCTTGGTGTGTATGCAGCTCTTGGGGTCGGATCTGTGGTATCCGTCCTGTTTGGCATGTG GCAactcttcatcgtcatcatcaacaagtcCGGCGTTTATTTCCACAGCGTGTTGCTGGACACAACGTCTCA TGCGCCAACATCGTTTCACAGTTTAGTTGATAGTGGTATCACAGTCAATAGATTCAGCCAGGACCTCCAACTGATCGATATGGAACTACCAGCCGCCGCGCTTGGTCTAGCCATAG GCGTAGCCTTTGGCGTGGCCCGATTTGTAATGATCTCCGTCTCTTCCCGCTATATGGCCATTATTCTTcccctcctcatcccctTCTTCTACGCCCTTCAGCATTTCTACCTCCGTACCTCACGCCAGATGCGTCTCCTTGACATCGAGTACAAGGCCCCGCTCTACTCCCAGTTGATTGAGACACTTGAAGGTCTGGCAACCATCAGGGCGTTTAAGTGGGAAGATGACTTTGAGAAGACGAACATGCACCGCCTGGATAATTCTCAGCGGCCCAGTTATCTACTCACTTGTCTCCAGCGTTGGCTGACATTCTCCGTGGATATGGTCATCGCGGTCATCGCGCTCGTATTGATTGTGCTGGTCACGACCCTGCGAGAGCAGATTGGGCCTGGGTTTGTTGGCATTGCGCTGACCAATGTCTTGTCTTTCAGCGGCACGGTAAAGGCGATCATCACGTCATGGGTCATGTTGGAGGTGTCACTCGGCGCGGTTGCGCGGGTGAGAAACTTTGCTTTGACTACGAGACCTGAAGGAGATTCCGATAACTGTCTCACTGAGCCGGAAGAGGAGTGGCCCAGCCAAGGGGCGGTCAAATTTCGTGGTGCAACGGCGTCATATTC TTCATCTGGCCCCATTCTTAAAGGGGTCAACTTATCGATCCAGCCAGGACAAAAGGTCGCCATATGCGGGCGAACAGGCGG CGGAAAAAGCTCTCTCATCCTCTGTCTCCTCCGCATGATGGACCTGGATTCCGGCTCCATCACCatcgatggcgtcgacgtctcCACCCTCCCCCACGAATACGTCCGCCGCAAGCTTGTCGCCGTGCCACAAGAGTCGTACATCTTTGATGGGTCAGTCCGCTTGAATATCGACCCCACTGGGACCGCCACGGACCCAGAAATCGAGAAAGTCCTTGAGAAAATACGGCTCCGGGATAAGATCGAGGAGCGAGGAGGTCTTGACGTGGTCATTGACGACAAGTTCTTTTCCCAGGGCGAGGCGCAGTTACTGGTCCTCGCGAGGGCAATGCTGAGAAAGGGAAAGGTACTGATTTTGGACGAGATCACCAGCAG TCTAAACGAAGAGTCGAGCCggatcgtcgacgagatAATCCGGACGTGGTTCCGGAACTGgaccgtcatcgtcattgCACATAAGCTCGAGTCGATCTTGGATTTCGACCGGGTCGCGGTGGTCGATGCCGGTGCGGTGGTCGAGTTCGGCGAGCCCAGGCAGTTGTTGGGACAAGCGTCGGCCTTCAGCAGGCTTTATGAGCACTTGTCGTCCGCTTCCGATACGAGCTAA
- a CDS encoding Putative Endonuclease/exonuclease/phosphatase superfamily: MKVASLLLSAAGAASALTIAEINGNKFLSPFKDQAVTNVTGLVIAKGPSGIWIRSTTPDDDDATSEAVYVYGSSVGANLAVGDLITLGGKIQEYRSAANYIYLTELSSPSNVVVVSKGNEVVPLVIGLDTLAPPTEQYTSLDGGDIYAVPNAVANISTENPVLNPALYGLDFWESLSGELVTVKNPVAVTRPNQYGDTWVVGDWPTTGRNSHGGITMSDKDSNPEAIVIGSPLDGTKNPESKMGDQLAEITGVVTYAFGFYRILPLTAITIAKNATNDAPATSLVSRGDCRGITVGDYNVENLSPSSSHLPAIAAHIVDYMKTPDLIFIQEVQDNNGATNNGVVSSNITLSTLAAEIETRSGAVYDFVVIDPIDGKDGGQPGGNIRVAYLYRPDVVELWKPNPGGSLDANEVLPGPALKYNPGRIAPASTAWDASRKPLVAAWRAVKGPQNKIFFTVNVHFASKGGSSSLHGDLRPPVNGVVNPRIEQAEITGSFIAEILAADPSARIIAAGDFNEFAFVQPLKTFTATSGLIDLDEAVGIPVEERYTYVFDMNDQELDHMFVSPALAAKNGTAYEHIHVNSWELYDELVSDHDPSVARFNVCGC; encoded by the exons ATGAAGGTCgcatccctcctcctttccgCCGCTGGCGCTGCCTCGGCCCTTACCATTGCCGAAATCAACGGTAACAAgttcctctccccctttaAGGACCAGGCCGTGACCAACGTCACCGGCCTTGTTATCGCAAAGGGCCCCAGTGGGATTTGGATccgctcgacgacgcccgacgacgacgatgctaCCTCGGAGGCTGTTTACGTCTACGGCAGCTCTGTGGGCGCGAACCTCGCAGTGGGTGATCTCATCACTTTGGGCGGAAAGATCCAGGAATACAG ATCCGCGGCGAACTACATCTACCTCACAGAGCTCAGCTCCCCCAGCAACGTTGTCGTCGTATCCAAGGGCAACGAAGTCGTCCCGCTCGTTATTGGCCTTGACACGTTGGCTCCTCCGACCGAGCAGTACACCagtctcgacggcggcgacatctacGCTGTGCCCAACGCCGTAGCCAACATTTCCACGGAGAACCCCGTCCTCAACCCCGCGCTCTATGGCCTGGACTTCTGGGAGTCCCTGAGCGGTGAGCTTGTCACCGTCAAGaaccccgtcgccgtcactCGCCCCAATCAGTACGGTGACACCTGGGTCGTCGGAGACTGGCCCACCACCGGTCGCAACTCGCacggcggcatcaccatgTCTGACAAGG ACTCCAATCCCGAGGCCATTGTTATCGGATCTCCCCTGGATGGCACCAAGAATCCCGAGTCCAAGATGGGcgaccagctcgccgagatcacCGGCGTCGTGACCTACGCTTTCGGTTTCTATCGCATCCTGCCCCTgaccgccatcaccatcgccaagaATGCCACCAACGATGCCCCTGCCACCTCGCTCGTCAGCCGCGGCGACTGCAGGGGCATCACCGTCGGCGACTACAACGTCGAGAACCTttcgccctcctcgtcccacctccccgccatcgccgcaCACATCGTTGACTATATGAAGACCCCCGATCTTATCTTCATACAGGAGGTCCAAGATAACAACGGCGCGACCAACAACGGCGTGGTCTCTTCCAACATCACCCTCTCtaccctcgccgccgagatcgagacccgctccggcgccgtctacgacttcgtcgtcatcgaccccatcgacggcaaggacggcggccagccCGGAGGCAACATCCGCGTCGCCTACCTCTACCGgcccgacgtcgtcgagctgtGGAAGCCCAACCCCGGCGGCAGTctcgacgccaacgaggtCCTCCCCGGCCCCGCTCTTAAGTACAACCCCGGCCGCATCGCCCCCGCTAGTACTGCCTGGGACGCCAGCCGCAAGCCTCTCGTCGCTGCCTGGCGCGCGGTCAAGGGGCCTCAGAACAAGATCTTCTTCACCGTTAACGTCCACTTCGCCTCCAAGGGTGGCTCCTCGTCTCTGCATGGTGACCTCCGTCCCCCCGTCAACGGCGTTGTGAACCCGCGCATTGAACAGGCCGAGATCACCGGT TCCTTCATCGCCGAGATTCTCGCCGCGGACCCCAGCGCTCGCATCATCGCAGCCGGCGACTTCAACGAGTTCGCCTTTGTCCAGCCCCTCAAGACCTTCACCGCCACGTCCGGCCTCattgacctcgacgaggccgtcggcatccCTGTCGAGGAGCGCTACACGTACGTCTTCGACATGAACGACCAGGAGCTCGACCACATGTTTGTCAGccccgccctcgcggccaaGAATGGCACCGCGTACGAGCACATCCACGTCAACTCGTGGGAGCTGtacgacgagctcgtcagCGACCACGACCCTTCCGTTGCGCGTTTCAACGTCTGCGGATGCTAG
- a CDS encoding Putative WD40/YVTN repeat-like-containing domain superfamily, lactonase, 7-bladed beta propeller, with protein MLPRPIRLLATLKTTPSTARLFSTTSKMPVHHLMIGTWTPPGAIFTVAFDDEKLTLELVKRTEIPKDEPISWMTFSHDKKNLYGAAMKKWSSFAVKSPTEIVHEASHDMTHDPNAALSTTNTRAIFLLAAQKPPYAVYCNPFYKHASHGNIFAVSPTGGLRTNVQNYPYDPNSGIHGMVFDPTETYLYSADLTANKLWVHKKRSPDAPELDLVGSVDAPDPGDHPRWVAIHPTGKYLYALMEAGNRLSEYVVDPSTRLPVYTNRSFPLIPPGIPGAKTKMYRSDVCVLSHSGKYLFATARSNSFDVTGYIAAFRLDENGHIERQICLNPTPTSGGHSNAVSPCDWSDEWLAITDDQEGWIEIYRWQDEFLGRVARLRIPEPGFGMNAIWYD; from the exons ATGCTGCCGCGACCGATTCGCCTCCTCGCAACCCTCAAGACGACACCCTCTACAGCCAGgctcttctcgacgacgtccaaGATGCCTGTCCACCACCTCATGATCGGGACCTGGACCCCGCCGGGCGCCATCTTCACCGTCGccttcgacgacgagaagctcaccctcgagctcgtcaagcGCACCGAGATTCCCAAGGACGAGCCCATCTCGTGGATGACCTTTAGC CACGATAAGAAAAACCTCTACGGCGCCGCCATGAAGAAGTGGTCCAGCTTTGCCGTCAAGAGCCCGACCGAGATCGTTCACGAGGCATCTCACGATATGACCCATGATC CAAACGCCGCCCTCTCGACGACAAACACCCGTGCAATCTTCCTCCTTGCAGCCCAGAAACCCCCCTACGCCGTCTACTGCAACCCATTCTACAAGCACGCCTCCCACGGCAACATCTTCGCCGTCTCCCCCACCGGCGGCCTCCGCACCAACGTCCAGAACTACCCTTACGACCCCAACTCGGGCATCCACGGCATGGTCTTCGACCCGACCGAGACCTACCTCTACTCAGCCGATCTCACCGCCAACAAGCTCTGGGTCCACAAGAAGCGGTCCCCGGACGCCCCCGAGCTTGACCTCGTAGGCTCCGTCGACGCCCCCGACCCGGGCGACCACCCACGCTGGGTCGCCATCCATCCCACGGGAAAGTATCTCTACGCCCTCATGGAGGCCGGAAACCGTCTCTCCGAATACGTCGTCGACCCCTCCACCCGCCTTCCCGTCTACACCAATCGCTCCTTCCCGCTCATCCCGCCAGGCATCCCCGGcgccaagaccaagatgTACCGCTCTGACGTCTGCGTCCTCTCCCATAGTGGCAAGTATCTCTTCGCCACGGCTCGTTCCAACAGCTTCGACGTCACGGGCTACATCGCCGCCTTCAGGCTCGACGAAAACGGCCATATTGAGAGGCAGATCTGCTTAAATCCCACGCCTACCAGTGGAGGCCACAGCAACGCCGTCAGCCCGTGCGACTGGAGCGACGAGTGGCTTGCCATCACCGACGACCAGGAGGGTTGGATCGAGATTTACCGCTGGCAGGACGAATTCCTCGGCCGAGTGGCGAGATTGCGTATTCCTGAGCCCGGGTTCGGAATGAACGCCATTTGGTACGATTAA
- a CDS encoding Putative ancient domain protein family — MATRGLAPTPRANNAGGFGLFRTAVLGLTKALTLGVSSVAAAPLRAVSHPDNEPEAEGSSFWPLMGASIALVLLGGAFAGLTIALMGQDSIYLQVLAGDPDESQSKNAKRVYNLLKKGKHWVLVTLLLSNVIVNESLPVVLDRCLGGGVEAVVGSTVLIVIFGEVVPQSVCVRYGLQIGGYMSKPVLLLMWLMAPIAWPTAKLLDWALGEDHGTVYKKSGLKTLVTLHKSLGEVGERLNQDEVTIISAVLDLKEKPVENVMTPMDDVFIMAEDTVLDEKTMDQILSEGYSRIPIHATGKPTDFVGMLLVKILITYDPEDCLQVKDFPLATLPETRPETSCLDIVNFFQEGKSHMVLVSEYPGADYGAIGVVTLEDVIEELIGEEIIDESDVYIDVHKAIRRMTPAPKARTPKRAGQPSPRPIPEDGDLIQFGEESHPPYERNGSISALSDAPENLSSSAPRTTFLMRRSSAGPDGRMTSSTVPVKATFDEAKQHLKHLGPSNRASNPKNTKSTTVKIKPVPTGVPLSQIHSPSPALRPASVAGDVSEDRLEDETDEHTPLVRPMLTGKGGVHAIRKSYGGAGRSETQVRLSSGGHDAEDGKNAPDLNVPPTVPENGSSEVTRTGNSEAARADLTIIVSPGRASSATSVASIVEEGSATPKRRPLVRSGSISENVVETSSGVRKIIIQAASSDSDEAGSKGSSGQRSRTTSQIRVQSSGHDSEGEENDGDGASSTAQSTNNSQQASKKKNRRKKRKNKS, encoded by the exons ATGGCCACAAGGGGACTCGCCCCGACACCACGGGCCAACAATGCCGGCGGTTTTGGTCTCTTCCGCACCGCCGTCCTGGGTCTTACAAAGGCCCTGACGCTGGGCGTGTCttccgtcgccgccgcgcccctACGCGCCGTATCCCATCCTGACAATGAGCCCGAAGCCGAAGGCAGTTCTTTTTGGCCCCTCATGggcgcctccatcgccctcgtTCTCCTTGGAGGTGCTTTTGCCGGGTTGACCATCGC CCTGATGGGACAAGACAGCATCTACCTCCAAGTCCTTGCCGGCGACCCCGACGAATCTCAGTCCAAGAACGCTAAGCGCGTCTACAATCTGCTCAAGAAGGGAAAGCATTGGGTTTTGGTGACTCTGCTCCTCTCCAATGTCATTGTGAACGAGTCTCTGCCCGTCGTACTGGATCGCTGTCTTGGTGGAGGTGTCGAGGCTGTTGTCGGCAGCACTGTGCTTATTG TCATCTTTGGCGAAGTTGTTCCTCAATCGGTCTGCGTTCGATACGGTCTTCAAATCGGTGGCTATATGTCCAAGCCGGTTCTACTGCTCATGTGGCTTATGGCGCCCATTGCTTGGCCTACGGCTAAGCTTCTCGACTGggcgctcggcgaggaccacGGCACCGTGTACAAAAAGAGCGGCTTGAAGACCCTGGTCACACTGCACAAGTCCCTCGGCGAAGTTGGTGAACGCCTGAACCAAGATGAGGTTACCATCATCAGTGCTGTCTTGGATTTGAAGGAGAAACCCGTCGAGAATGTCATGACTCCTATGGACGATGtcttcatcatggccgaGGATACTGTTCTTGACGAGAAGACCATGGACCAGATTCTGTCCGAAGGCTACTCCCGTATTCCCATTCACGCAACCGGAAAACCGACCGACTTTGTCGGCATGCTCCTGGTCAAGATCCTCATCACGTACGACCCGGAAGATTGCTTGCAGGTGAAGGATTTCCCCCTGGCCACGCTGCCCGAGACCCGTCCTGAGACCAGCTGCCTGGATATTGTGAACTTTTTCCAGGAGGGCAAATCCCACATGGTGCTGGTTTCCGAATATCCTGGTGCTGATTACGGTGCCATTGGTGTTGTCACCCTCGAGGACGTTATTGAGGAACTTATTGGAGA GGAAATTATTGACGAGTCGGATGTCTACATTGACGTACACAAGGCCATTCGTCGCATGACTCCTGCTCCCAAAGCGAGAACTCCCAAGAGGGCTGGACAACCTTCCCCGAGGCCTATTCCCGAGGACGGCGATCTCATCCAGTTTGGCGAAGAATCGCATCCCCCGTATGAACGCAACGGATCCATCAGTGCTCTCAGCGATGCCCCGGAGAATCTTTCTAGTAGtgcgccgaggacgacgttCTTGATGAGAAGGAGCTCTGCCGGTCCGGACGGGCGCATGACTTCTTCTACTGTTCCAGTCAAGGCCACGTTTGACGAGGCTAAGCAGCATCTCAAGCACCTTGGACCCTCCAATCGCGCTTCGAATCCCAAGAACACAAAGTCCACGACAGTCAAGATCAAGCCGGTTCCGACTGGTGTGCCTCTGTCCCAGATTCACAGCCCCTCTCCGGCTCTCCGCCCCGCCTCCGTGGCCGGTGACGTGAGCGAAGACAGGCTGGAAGATGAGACAGACGAACACACACCTCTCGTGCGTCCTATGCTCACCGGAAAGGGCGGTGTCCACGCGATCCGTAAGAGTTATGGCGGGGCGGGTAGGAGCGAGACCCAGGTCAGGCTCTCAAGTGGTGGTCACGATGCTGAAGATGGCAAGAATGCTCCTGACTTAAACGTGCCCCCGACCGTTCCCGAAAATGGTAGCTCCGAAGTGACGCGAACCGGCAATTCCGAAGCTGCCCGAGCAGACTTGACCATTATCGTCTCTCCCGGCCGGGCCAGCAGCGCGACAAGCGTGGCGAGCATCGTTGAAGAAGGATCTGCTACGCCCAAGCGCCGGCCTCTTGTTCGAAGCGGTAGCATCAGCGAGAATGTGGTTGAGACCAGCAGTGGTGTGCGGAAGATCATTATCCAGGCCGCTAGCTCGGATTCCGACGAGGCCGGATCTAAGGGGTCTTCGGGACAGCGGTCCCGGACGACGAGCCAGATCCGTGTGCAGTCTTCCGGTCACGATTCCGAAGGCGAAGAAAatgacggcgatggtgcGTCTAGCACTGCACAAAGCACCAACAACAGTCAACAAGCGAGtaaaaagaagaataggaggaagaagaggaaaaacAAATCTTAA